A part of Halobaculum sp. MBLA0143 genomic DNA contains:
- a CDS encoding amino acid permease, translating to MSSGDEELAKDLGPLAALTIGIGTMIGAGIFVLPGTAIREAGVMAIASFVLGGSIALLTAFSASELGTAMPRSGGAYFYVNRALGPLFGSIAGWANWLGLAFASAFYMVGFGEYIVAIVGEQVTLAGLGVTLSFPLSVQAVALAGGAFFVFVNYVGAKETGKLQNVIVLILVAILAVFTVVGALRADPANLPPAAGFGPTLTTTGIIFVSYLGFVQITSVAEEIKEPGRNLPRAIIGSVVIVTSIYALVLVTMAAAVEQGFIAQQEMAGNITVVEVARRLLGPVGAVAMLAGGLLATASSANASILASSRINFAMGRDEILSPEINRVHPRFGTPYRAIGITGALILLFILLGEVNQLASLGSFLHLVIYGLLNVALIVMREAEVPEYEPEYTVPLYPAVPVLGTLLSFALIAYISPTIRLLGGGLVVAAVLWYVLYARSRTTAEGVLSEYILEREDDLPDPVVSAATTVQPDGGQYRVMVPLSNPETETDLVTFAAAAARQGGGTVDAVHVITVPDQTSLQYAKDHLEEFEEDYHEVLDQAHADAETFGVGIDTHTVVSHRGYEEIFDAANTHEADLVVMGWDPTVRDSGRLESRVSELGSGLPCDFLALRDRGFDPEHVLLPTAGGPESDLSAELASILRSEYDAEITLLHVTDDEDRGVEFLDDWAREHGLTDVNLRVETGDTEAAIQRAAANCSMVILGATERGLVSRLVGDSTVDVASKLDCSVVLAERPTDRSLRDRLFG from the coding sequence ATGAGCAGCGGCGACGAGGAGCTGGCGAAGGACCTCGGGCCGCTGGCGGCCCTGACCATCGGAATCGGGACGATGATCGGGGCCGGGATCTTCGTCCTGCCGGGGACGGCGATCCGGGAGGCGGGCGTGATGGCCATCGCCTCGTTCGTGCTCGGGGGTAGCATCGCGCTGCTGACAGCCTTCTCCGCCTCGGAGCTGGGGACGGCGATGCCCCGCTCCGGCGGGGCGTACTTCTACGTCAACCGGGCGCTCGGACCGTTGTTCGGCTCGATCGCCGGCTGGGCCAACTGGCTCGGGCTCGCGTTCGCGTCCGCCTTCTACATGGTCGGGTTCGGAGAGTACATCGTCGCCATCGTCGGCGAGCAGGTCACGCTGGCCGGCCTCGGCGTGACACTCTCGTTCCCACTGAGCGTGCAGGCGGTGGCGCTCGCCGGCGGCGCCTTCTTCGTGTTCGTCAACTACGTCGGCGCCAAGGAGACGGGCAAGCTCCAGAACGTCATCGTGCTGATCCTCGTCGCGATCCTAGCCGTGTTCACGGTGGTGGGGGCACTCCGCGCCGACCCCGCGAACCTCCCGCCGGCGGCCGGGTTCGGTCCGACGCTGACGACGACGGGGATCATCTTCGTCTCCTACCTGGGGTTCGTCCAGATCACGAGCGTGGCCGAGGAGATCAAGGAGCCTGGCCGCAACCTCCCGCGGGCGATCATCGGCAGTGTCGTGATCGTCACGTCGATCTACGCGCTCGTGCTCGTCACGATGGCTGCCGCGGTCGAACAGGGGTTCATCGCACAACAGGAGATGGCGGGCAACATCACCGTCGTGGAGGTAGCTCGCCGGCTGCTCGGCCCAGTCGGCGCCGTCGCAATGTTGGCCGGCGGGCTGTTGGCGACCGCCTCCTCCGCGAACGCCTCGATCCTGGCGTCCTCGCGGATCAACTTCGCCATGGGGCGCGACGAGATCCTCTCGCCGGAGATCAACCGCGTCCACCCCCGGTTCGGGACGCCGTACCGCGCCATCGGGATCACGGGGGCGCTGATCCTCCTGTTCATCCTCCTCGGTGAGGTGAACCAGCTCGCCTCGCTGGGGAGCTTCCTCCACCTGGTGATCTACGGGCTGCTCAACGTCGCCCTGATCGTGATGCGGGAGGCGGAGGTGCCGGAGTACGAGCCGGAGTACACCGTCCCGTTGTACCCCGCGGTGCCGGTGCTCGGGACACTGCTGTCGTTCGCGCTGATCGCGTACATCTCCCCGACTATCCGGCTGCTCGGGGGCGGGCTCGTCGTCGCGGCGGTGCTGTGGTACGTCCTGTACGCCCGGTCGCGCACCACCGCCGAGGGGGTGTTGTCGGAGTACATCCTGGAACGCGAAGACGACCTCCCGGACCCCGTCGTGTCCGCGGCGACGACCGTCCAGCCGGACGGCGGCCAGTACCGCGTGATGGTGCCGTTGTCGAACCCGGAGACGGAGACGGACCTCGTCACGTTCGCGGCGGCGGCCGCCCGCCAGGGTGGCGGCACCGTCGACGCCGTCCACGTCATCACCGTCCCGGACCAGACCTCACTCCAGTACGCCAAAGACCACTTGGAGGAGTTCGAGGAGGACTACCACGAGGTGTTGGACCAGGCGCACGCAGACGCCGAGACGTTCGGCGTGGGGATCGACACTCACACCGTCGTCTCCCACCGCGGGTACGAGGAGATCTTCGACGCCGCCAACACCCACGAGGCGGACCTCGTCGTGATGGGGTGGGACCCGACGGTCCGCGACAGCGGACGCCTGGAGTCGCGCGTCTCCGAGCTCGGCTCGGGGCTGCCCTGTGACTTCCTCGCCCTGCGTGACCGCGGGTTCGACCCCGAACACGTGCTCCTCCCGACCGCCGGGGGACCGGAGTCGGACCTGTCTGCGGAGCTCGCGTCGATCCTCCGGTCGGAGTACGACGCCGAGATCACGCTCCTCCACGTCACGGACGACGAGGACAGAGGCGTCGAGTTCTTGGACGACTGGGCGCGAGAACACGGCCTGACGGACGTGAACCTCCGGGTGGAGACGGGCGACACGGAGGCGGCCATCCAACGGGCGGCCGCCAACTGCTCGATGGTGATCCTGGGCGCGACCGAGCGGGGGCTCGTCTCCCGGCTCGTCGGCGACTCCACCGTCGACGTGGCGTCGAAACTGGACTGCTCTGTCGTCCTCGCCGAGCGGCCGACGGACCGCTCGCTGCGCGACCGGTTGTTCGGCTGA